The proteins below are encoded in one region of Planctopirus limnophila DSM 3776:
- a CDS encoding CvpA family protein codes for MIDILLLAILGVVTWCVASDGAWSAVITFLCTLIAGLIAMNFFEPVAILLEGISPFFANRADMIALLGLFIAALFALRVGFEQLVKLHVEVAPMAHEPIRWAFAFFTGYVSMAFLLTALHTAPLPREFLGFRAERPNFLGLAAPDRQWLGLTQFVSEHALARGDGHSFDTARMKVASYPNSEWSSFPIRYATRRERFSTGMGAAAAPAQPVTTPGAPVTTNPGF; via the coding sequence ATGATTGATATTCTGCTTCTGGCCATTCTGGGGGTTGTCACCTGGTGTGTCGCCAGTGACGGTGCCTGGTCGGCAGTGATCACTTTTCTATGCACGTTGATCGCCGGCCTGATTGCCATGAATTTCTTCGAGCCCGTAGCGATTCTGCTGGAAGGAATCTCACCCTTTTTTGCCAATCGTGCCGACATGATTGCACTGCTGGGACTCTTTATCGCGGCATTATTCGCTTTGCGTGTCGGCTTTGAACAACTGGTGAAGCTACACGTCGAAGTCGCCCCCATGGCTCATGAACCCATTCGCTGGGCCTTTGCGTTTTTTACAGGCTATGTGAGCATGGCCTTCCTGCTGACAGCTCTGCACACTGCCCCTTTACCCCGCGAGTTTTTAGGATTTCGCGCCGAGCGTCCCAACTTCCTGGGCCTGGCCGCTCCTGATCGCCAATGGCTGGGTTTGACGCAGTTCGTTTCCGAACACGCCCTCGCACGCGGCGACGGCCATTCGTTCGATACGGCCCGCATGAAAGTCGCCAGCTATCCCAACAGCGAGTGGTCCTCATTCCCCATTCGTTATGCCACCCGCCGCGAACGATTTTCCACCGGGATGGGCGCTGCTGCCGCACCCGCACAACCTGTCACGACACCCGGCGCACCCGTCACCACCAACCCAGGGTTCTAG
- a CDS encoding transthyretin-like family protein — MLYRLSPALLMLILTNVGCQNSGESFVLAPVEGRVVLDSTPVPDALVQFSPTKGPSSQGYTDSNGQFTLMATAGKGAVVGPHSVKVTTGLPKPAEVSSSEANEPPKEVSLGNSPPTDYIFESTMSIENNNNVIELDLNKAKKRRG, encoded by the coding sequence ATGTTGTATCGCTTGAGTCCTGCACTTCTCATGTTGATTTTGACAAACGTGGGCTGTCAAAATTCGGGTGAATCATTTGTACTTGCACCTGTTGAAGGTCGTGTTGTACTCGATTCCACCCCAGTCCCTGATGCTCTCGTGCAGTTTAGCCCTACCAAGGGGCCATCTTCACAGGGTTACACAGATTCAAACGGTCAGTTCACTCTGATGGCGACCGCTGGTAAAGGTGCAGTTGTAGGGCCTCATAGCGTCAAAGTGACAACTGGACTTCCAAAACCTGCTGAAGTAAGTTCTTCGGAGGCCAACGAGCCACCTAAAGAAGTTTCGCTGGGGAATTCACCTCCGACAGACTACATATTTGAATCGACAATGAGCATTGAGAATAACAACAATGTGATAGAGCTGGATTTGAATAAAGCTAAGAAACGAAGAGGCTAA
- a CDS encoding DUF1559 domain-containing protein → MPKRSGFTLIELLVVIAIIAILIALLLPAVQQAREAARRTQCRNNLKQIGLALHNYHDVHRQFPFGTFPQVGTGTTRTKSASWLVRILPMMDQGPAFNALDFSGNDFTGQDGVAKNWLQMSTLRIGGINCPSSPLPTTRTQTPNSATQTALGIPATATGIQICDYIGNSGSYNDPANNNNCCPNPSHWGGQGRSNWNGVIISATAFDGSGNPLGIPSVDVAKITDGTTNTVMVAEQSAIDPTCANFNGGQRDCRGFGHAGGMWGAGNGGTDWWGGLTVVRGTINQASDIVSNYPYRRHTKVNSTHTGGAHALLADGSVRFFSENMNEPTWANLNSKADGVPVGEF, encoded by the coding sequence ATGCCTAAACGTTCAGGGTTCACACTGATTGAGTTACTGGTGGTCATTGCGATCATTGCGATTTTGATTGCTCTGTTGTTGCCGGCGGTGCAGCAGGCTCGGGAAGCGGCTCGTCGCACCCAGTGCCGCAACAATCTCAAGCAGATTGGTCTCGCTCTACACAACTATCACGACGTTCACCGCCAGTTCCCGTTCGGAACATTCCCGCAGGTTGGAACGGGCACGACACGCACGAAGTCGGCCTCTTGGCTGGTTCGTATTCTGCCCATGATGGATCAAGGTCCCGCGTTCAATGCACTGGACTTTAGTGGCAACGATTTCACGGGTCAGGACGGTGTTGCCAAGAATTGGCTCCAAATGTCTACACTTAGAATTGGCGGGATCAATTGTCCCTCCAGTCCACTCCCGACTACTCGCACCCAGACTCCGAACAGTGCAACACAAACTGCACTCGGAATCCCTGCCACAGCCACTGGTATTCAGATCTGCGATTATATTGGAAATTCAGGTTCCTATAACGATCCTGCTAATAACAACAACTGTTGCCCTAATCCTAGCCATTGGGGTGGTCAAGGCCGCAGTAATTGGAATGGTGTGATCATTTCCGCAACAGCGTTTGATGGAAGTGGCAATCCATTGGGGATTCCTTCGGTCGACGTGGCGAAAATCACCGACGGAACAACGAACACAGTCATGGTAGCGGAGCAGAGTGCGATCGATCCTACCTGTGCCAATTTCAATGGTGGCCAACGCGACTGCCGCGGTTTTGGTCATGCTGGCGGGATGTGGGGTGCAGGTAATGGGGGGACAGATTGGTGGGGTGGATTAACAGTCGTCCGTGGGACTATCAACCAGGCGAGTGACATTGTTTCCAACTATCCATACCGACGTCACACAAAAGTCAACTCTACACACACCGGTGGAGCCCACGCCTTACTGGCAGATGGATCTGTGCGTTTCTTTTCTGAGAATATGAACGAGCCGACTTGGGCGAATCTCAACTCGAAGGCTGATGGTGTACCCGTCGGTGAGTTTTAG
- a CDS encoding heavy metal translocating P-type ATPase gives MPVPPSRPSSLLTILEPHRETDPVCGMSVDPAHASGSLVHAGTTYYFCARSCLIRFRANPEVYLSPDAIRHDCAQSTPAAPGQTYICPMDPEVVQSAPGSCPICGMALEPSQPTFQAGPDPEWMLLSSRLRWAVVLGLPVFVIAMLGMLPSSATMQWLHANMSWLNWIQLLLTTPIVFYCGWPFFERAWKSILSRNPNMFTLIALGVGTAYLYSLLATIIPGQFPTSFHMQAMNTSPEAPVVEPHFAPVVEPYFDSAAVIIMLVLIGQLMELRARQATGEAIRSLLSLTPPKARLWHPSGREEEIALEHVLVGDQLLVRPGETIPVDGFVLEGTSDVDESMMTGESLPVEKHPGCSLLGGTTNGSSPLLFEAQHVGTETMLARIIASVSEAQRTRAPIEQLVNHVSRYFVGTVVLVALAAWAGHSMLGGPEGWQRGLIHAVSVLVIACPCALGLATPMAVTVGMGRGARMGILFRNAEAIETLRAIDTLVIDKTGTLTLGQPELTAIFPETGFDESTVLQWAAAVELGSEHPLSKAIVAGARAKNLTIEMAHEIQTAPGLGIAGQVQGHGIQIGNARFLEQAGLKTDQWQKASSQQQDGQIVIHMAIDQQPAATFLLADQVRPSAAEMLSKLRGQGLRIVMLTGDRRSTAAHLANKLGITEVIAEVLPDEKAAAIAELQQQGRFVAMAGDGINDAPALARANVGIAMGTGTDVAIQSAAVTLVKGDLSGIVRAMELSQATSRTIRQNLILAFGYNAICIPVAALGWITPMWASAAMSLSSVSVILNSLRLRR, from the coding sequence ATGCCTGTGCCACCTTCCAGACCATCCTCTCTGCTGACCATTCTAGAACCGCATCGAGAAACAGATCCGGTGTGTGGGATGTCTGTCGATCCAGCCCATGCTTCAGGTTCCCTGGTACATGCCGGCACCACCTATTACTTCTGCGCGCGCTCCTGCCTGATCAGGTTCCGTGCAAATCCGGAAGTCTATTTATCCCCCGATGCGATTCGTCACGATTGTGCACAGTCCACACCCGCTGCCCCGGGTCAAACATACATCTGCCCCATGGATCCCGAAGTTGTCCAATCCGCACCAGGTAGCTGCCCCATTTGCGGCATGGCTCTGGAACCGTCACAACCCACATTTCAAGCAGGGCCCGATCCCGAATGGATGCTGCTTTCATCCCGCTTGCGCTGGGCCGTTGTTCTGGGTCTCCCTGTCTTTGTCATTGCCATGTTGGGCATGCTCCCTTCGAGTGCCACCATGCAGTGGCTGCATGCCAATATGTCATGGCTGAACTGGATCCAGTTGCTTCTGACCACGCCGATCGTCTTCTATTGCGGCTGGCCCTTCTTTGAGCGCGCCTGGAAGTCGATCCTCAGTCGCAACCCGAATATGTTCACGCTCATTGCCTTGGGTGTCGGTACGGCTTACCTCTACAGCCTGCTGGCCACGATCATTCCCGGCCAGTTTCCGACTTCATTTCACATGCAGGCCATGAACACCTCGCCTGAAGCCCCTGTCGTTGAACCTCATTTTGCTCCTGTCGTGGAGCCGTATTTCGATAGTGCCGCAGTGATCATCATGCTGGTACTCATCGGGCAGTTGATGGAACTGAGGGCTCGCCAGGCGACAGGCGAAGCGATTCGCTCGCTCCTTTCGCTCACTCCACCAAAAGCCAGATTATGGCATCCATCAGGGAGAGAAGAGGAGATTGCCCTCGAACATGTGCTGGTGGGTGATCAATTACTGGTTCGACCTGGTGAGACCATCCCTGTCGATGGATTTGTTCTCGAAGGAACCAGCGACGTTGATGAATCGATGATGACGGGGGAATCGTTGCCTGTGGAAAAACATCCCGGGTGCTCGTTACTGGGTGGCACAACCAATGGCTCAAGCCCACTGCTCTTTGAAGCACAGCATGTGGGAACAGAGACGATGCTGGCCCGCATTATTGCTTCAGTCTCTGAAGCCCAGCGGACCAGAGCACCCATCGAACAACTCGTCAATCACGTCTCCCGATACTTTGTGGGAACTGTGGTGCTGGTGGCTCTGGCAGCATGGGCTGGCCATAGCATGCTGGGTGGCCCGGAAGGCTGGCAACGAGGGTTGATTCATGCGGTTTCTGTTCTGGTGATTGCCTGCCCGTGTGCTCTGGGCCTGGCGACGCCTATGGCGGTGACGGTGGGGATGGGGCGTGGTGCCCGTATGGGGATCCTCTTTCGAAATGCCGAAGCGATTGAAACCTTGCGTGCGATCGATACGCTCGTCATCGACAAAACCGGCACGCTCACACTGGGCCAACCCGAACTGACAGCCATCTTCCCAGAGACCGGTTTCGATGAGTCCACTGTGCTGCAGTGGGCTGCAGCTGTCGAACTGGGAAGTGAGCATCCGTTATCGAAAGCGATCGTGGCCGGTGCTCGTGCGAAGAACCTGACCATCGAAATGGCCCATGAGATCCAGACAGCCCCGGGCCTGGGCATTGCAGGGCAGGTGCAGGGTCATGGGATTCAGATTGGCAATGCCCGATTCCTGGAACAAGCTGGGCTCAAGACTGACCAGTGGCAAAAGGCCAGTTCGCAGCAGCAGGATGGGCAGATTGTCATCCACATGGCGATCGATCAGCAACCCGCAGCCACGTTCCTGCTGGCCGATCAAGTGCGGCCATCGGCAGCCGAAATGCTGAGCAAACTCCGTGGACAAGGTCTCCGCATCGTCATGCTGACGGGCGATCGACGAAGCACGGCAGCACATCTCGCCAATAAGCTGGGAATCACGGAAGTGATTGCGGAAGTTCTACCCGATGAAAAAGCGGCAGCGATCGCAGAGCTTCAGCAGCAAGGGCGATTCGTGGCAATGGCGGGAGACGGCATCAACGATGCACCAGCTCTGGCTCGGGCCAATGTCGGTATTGCGATGGGAACAGGGACAGATGTCGCCATCCAGAGTGCGGCCGTCACGCTGGTCAAAGGCGATCTGTCGGGGATCGTCCGGGCCATGGAACTGAGCCAGGCCACCTCGCGAACAATCCGTCAGAACCTCATCCTGGCCTTTGGCTACAACGCCATCTGCATCCCGGTGGCGGCCTTGGGCTGGATTACTCCCATGTGGGCCAGTGCCGCCATGAGCCTCAGTTCCGTCAGCGTGATTCTGAATTCGTTACGCCTGCGAAGATGA
- a CDS encoding NIPSNAP family protein, translating into MSRLISHAPTPNASKSDSNHASAQDDRTIQASQSSHTSPSTFGKTLLLWALASLIGGGLGYGYTLKISQAEANRAETKKLYELRTYTALPGRLDALNKRFRDHTTQLFAKHGMTNVIYLTPANGDNKLIYLIAHENEAAAAASWKAFREDPAWKAAREASEADGKIVEKVESVYLNATDYSPMK; encoded by the coding sequence ATGAGTCGACTCATCTCTCACGCGCCGACACCTAACGCTTCCAAGTCCGATAGCAATCATGCATCGGCTCAGGATGACCGTACGATTCAGGCCTCGCAGTCATCACATACGAGCCCTTCCACTTTCGGGAAGACCCTGTTGCTGTGGGCCTTGGCCTCACTGATCGGTGGCGGGCTGGGATATGGTTACACATTAAAAATTTCGCAGGCCGAAGCGAACCGGGCAGAGACGAAAAAGCTCTATGAACTGCGGACTTACACGGCACTACCCGGGCGGTTGGATGCGCTGAACAAGCGCTTTCGCGATCACACCACTCAGCTTTTCGCTAAGCATGGGATGACGAATGTGATCTATCTCACACCGGCCAATGGTGACAATAAACTCATTTATCTGATTGCCCATGAGAACGAAGCGGCTGCGGCAGCCTCATGGAAGGCCTTTCGCGAAGATCCTGCGTGGAAAGCGGCACGCGAAGCCTCTGAGGCAGACGGCAAGATTGTCGAGAAGGTGGAATCGGTTTATCTGAATGCCACCGATTATTCTCCCATGAAATAG
- a CDS encoding TolC family protein yields MWSRERILRWRWLSVVVAIITLPGPGCARYQPTPAANIGIDTSHYEAMGRKIEYPKIEKVSDEQILEATSAPISLSSETPTEYLDLSLEEVMRLGLAQSKAFRDLGGLVLRSPEIVRTKNDPAIAQTDPRFGIEAALSAFDAQVAASAMWEKNDRALNNQFFGGGTRLLTQDFNVYQAQISKTAATGSNFAIRNYTQYDANNAPGNFFPSAWTTWYEGEVRQPLLQGAGVDFNRIAGPNAQPGLINGVVIARINSDISLADFEVGVRNYVSDVENCYWDLSFAWRDLESKIAARDAALETWRRIRALYEQGRRGGEAEKEAQAREQYFRFQEEAQNALHGRLLDGTRTNNGSTGGTFRGTGGVFVCERRLRLLIGMPINDGRLIRTADEPSAAKLSYSWESTLGEALSRRVELRRQKWQVRKRELELQANKNFLKPQLDAMARYRFRGFGKDLLPDGTGGEFGDAYSNLTSGNFQEWQLGLEFSMPLGFRQAYTAVRNAELQLARDRALLFEQERSVIHDLSNAIADVDRSYQIVETALNRRMAAREQVEAVQAAFDADNATVDLLLEAQRRMADADISYFRAVIEYSLSIKNVQLEKGTLFDYNEISLEEGPWPEQAYCDALERQLRTHPASRFDHPKQLAPQVSEGPMIQTLAPALNEPQGMTYPPVEGGSVLYDDQAIDAPGSPEATQLFDKVLSSPPQPAGNLPAFIPPAPGANENESNPEFDPAFK; encoded by the coding sequence ATGTGGTCGCGTGAGCGGATTCTCCGCTGGCGATGGTTGAGCGTAGTGGTGGCCATCATCACTTTGCCTGGCCCAGGCTGCGCCCGCTACCAGCCCACTCCCGCTGCGAACATTGGTATTGATACCTCGCATTACGAGGCGATGGGCCGCAAGATCGAGTATCCGAAAATCGAAAAGGTTTCGGACGAACAGATTCTCGAAGCGACCAGTGCACCGATCTCGCTCAGCAGCGAAACACCGACAGAGTACCTTGATCTTTCTCTTGAAGAAGTTATGCGACTGGGTCTGGCACAATCCAAGGCTTTCCGCGATCTGGGCGGATTGGTGCTAAGATCTCCCGAAATTGTGCGTACCAAGAATGATCCTGCCATTGCACAGACGGATCCCAGGTTCGGCATCGAAGCCGCACTCAGTGCATTTGATGCGCAGGTGGCAGCCAGTGCCATGTGGGAGAAGAACGACCGCGCATTGAACAACCAGTTCTTTGGTGGTGGGACGCGGCTGCTTACTCAGGATTTCAACGTCTATCAGGCTCAGATCTCGAAAACAGCCGCGACGGGTTCGAATTTTGCCATTCGTAACTACACCCAATACGATGCCAACAATGCACCCGGGAACTTCTTCCCCAGCGCGTGGACAACCTGGTACGAAGGTGAAGTTCGTCAGCCATTGCTGCAAGGCGCCGGGGTCGATTTCAATCGTATTGCCGGGCCGAATGCCCAGCCTGGCCTGATCAATGGTGTGGTGATTGCCCGGATCAATTCGGATATCTCACTGGCTGATTTTGAAGTTGGTGTCCGTAACTATGTGAGTGATGTTGAGAACTGCTACTGGGATCTGTCATTTGCCTGGCGTGATCTGGAATCGAAGATCGCCGCCCGTGATGCGGCTCTCGAAACCTGGCGTCGCATTCGGGCTTTATACGAGCAAGGTCGACGAGGTGGCGAAGCCGAAAAGGAAGCTCAGGCCCGTGAGCAGTACTTCCGCTTTCAGGAGGAAGCCCAGAACGCACTGCATGGCCGCTTGCTCGATGGCACACGGACCAACAACGGCAGTACCGGGGGGACCTTCCGCGGGACAGGCGGGGTTTTTGTCTGCGAACGCCGACTGCGTCTGCTGATTGGTATGCCCATTAACGATGGTCGACTCATTCGAACTGCCGACGAACCGTCGGCTGCCAAGCTTTCTTACTCGTGGGAATCAACTCTCGGTGAAGCTCTTTCACGACGAGTTGAACTCCGCCGCCAGAAGTGGCAGGTTCGCAAACGTGAACTCGAACTTCAGGCCAACAAGAACTTTCTCAAACCACAACTCGATGCCATGGCCCGCTACCGCTTCCGTGGATTCGGCAAAGATCTGTTGCCAGACGGAACAGGTGGTGAGTTTGGTGATGCCTATTCAAACCTGACTTCGGGGAACTTCCAGGAGTGGCAGTTAGGCCTCGAGTTCTCCATGCCTTTAGGATTTCGTCAAGCTTATACCGCCGTTCGTAATGCGGAATTGCAACTGGCCCGAGATCGTGCGTTACTTTTCGAGCAGGAACGATCAGTCATCCACGACTTGAGCAACGCCATTGCCGACGTGGATCGTTCCTACCAGATCGTCGAAACTGCACTGAACCGCCGCATGGCTGCACGAGAGCAGGTTGAAGCGGTTCAAGCGGCCTTTGACGCCGACAACGCGACGGTTGACCTGCTGCTCGAAGCTCAGCGTCGGATGGCTGATGCCGACATTTCCTACTTCCGGGCCGTCATCGAATACTCGCTGTCGATCAAGAACGTCCAGCTCGAAAAAGGAACCTTGTTCGATTACAACGAAATCTCGCTCGAAGAAGGGCCATGGCCAGAACAAGCTTATTGCGATGCTCTCGAGCGGCAACTGCGTACTCACCCGGCCAGCCGGTTCGATCATCCTAAACAGTTGGCGCCACAGGTCAGCGAAGGCCCGATGATTCAGACTCTGGCACCGGCTCTGAATGAACCGCAGGGGATGACCTATCCACCGGTTGAGGGAGGCTCTGTCCTCTATGATGACCAGGCCATTGATGCCCCCGGTTCACCAGAAGCCACACAGCTCTTTGACAAAGTTCTCTCATCTCCGCCTCAGCCGGCAGGGAACTTGCCTGCGTTCATCCCACCGGCCCCAGGGGCCAACGAGAACGAATCCAATCCAGAATTCGATCCCGCATTCAAATAG
- a CDS encoding GGDEF domain-containing protein yields the protein MHGLVSILAQLEGVLSGTAGLLALATVCLFQHGIHVLQRQRSDRNSARILGEVKSLEREVMHLTRDKMITRLENVVLREILTQNDPERGYAVLLKRFIPDTDSGFAAIIRLDRSSGTVFEARGLSDESLEAFHIDTHHLATLASGSPLVLEDQPLRKSQIYASLTPSDKRKASRIFLIPVGVGQELCAVLATTQLLPTAAPQAEQLDLSTRLMSCVAGSLKQLFTLEHHTHQLRSTREMLELRSIADSQSEQPLRMIERFMVRLAQITGSERASLYVLPKEGAATCKALIRCGVQLPPGVETRWFQHEDTLSSMGQLYGQVTVFDQLHLKRVGVDTLMQSAVTAPIRHKHRYAGLLCLTRRQSAAPLPVDLELITWAADVLSETIQKSINFLQMERQARQDGLTDLANRRTFDLQLAREIDSVQQGLGLECSLLLCDLDRFKSINDQYGHQAGDLVLRETAQILREQMGKIRSGDRALLARYGGEEMAILLPGVGITGALRIAEGIRAAIDSHPFAVESALLTVTISVGVATCPLHASSPEALISAADAALYEAKSAGRNRVCCAQEPTAISATGVS from the coding sequence ATGCACGGCCTGGTATCGATTCTTGCACAACTTGAAGGAGTCCTTTCCGGGACTGCCGGCCTGTTGGCTTTAGCAACTGTCTGCCTGTTCCAGCATGGAATTCATGTGCTGCAGCGACAACGATCTGACCGGAATTCCGCTCGAATTCTTGGTGAAGTCAAGAGCCTTGAACGCGAGGTCATGCACCTGACTCGTGACAAGATGATCACCCGGCTGGAGAACGTGGTTCTCCGCGAAATTCTCACACAGAACGATCCCGAGCGAGGGTACGCCGTTCTTCTCAAGCGATTCATTCCCGATACAGATTCTGGTTTTGCAGCCATCATTCGTCTGGATCGCAGCAGCGGAACAGTCTTTGAGGCCCGTGGTCTGAGTGACGAATCGCTCGAAGCATTTCATATCGATACACATCATCTGGCGACACTGGCCAGTGGTTCGCCTTTGGTCCTGGAAGACCAGCCTCTGCGGAAAAGCCAGATCTATGCGTCGTTGACACCTTCCGACAAACGCAAGGCCAGTCGGATTTTCCTGATTCCCGTAGGCGTCGGACAAGAACTCTGCGCTGTTCTGGCAACGACACAGCTATTACCCACAGCAGCTCCACAAGCCGAGCAGTTGGATCTGAGTACTCGCCTCATGTCCTGTGTGGCAGGTTCACTCAAGCAGCTCTTTACGCTCGAACATCATACCCATCAGTTGCGATCCACCCGCGAGATGCTCGAATTGCGGTCGATCGCAGACAGCCAGAGCGAGCAGCCACTGCGCATGATTGAACGGTTCATGGTTCGACTGGCGCAGATTACAGGCTCGGAGCGAGCCAGTCTGTACGTGCTGCCCAAAGAGGGTGCTGCCACCTGCAAAGCATTGATTCGTTGTGGCGTACAATTACCGCCAGGCGTCGAAACACGCTGGTTTCAGCACGAAGATACACTATCGAGTATGGGTCAGTTGTATGGCCAGGTCACGGTCTTCGATCAACTCCATCTCAAGCGAGTCGGTGTCGATACGCTCATGCAATCGGCTGTGACAGCGCCGATTCGTCACAAACATCGCTACGCGGGATTGCTTTGCCTCACGCGCCGACAGTCAGCAGCACCACTCCCAGTCGATCTGGAATTGATTACCTGGGCGGCAGATGTGCTTTCCGAAACGATCCAGAAGTCGATCAATTTCCTGCAGATGGAACGTCAGGCCAGGCAGGATGGACTGACCGATCTGGCCAACCGCCGGACATTCGATCTGCAACTGGCTCGTGAGATTGACAGTGTGCAACAGGGACTGGGGCTCGAATGCTCTCTGCTGTTATGCGATCTCGACCGCTTCAAATCAATCAATGATCAGTATGGGCATCAGGCGGGTGATCTCGTTCTCCGTGAAACGGCACAAATTCTGCGCGAGCAAATGGGCAAGATTCGCTCGGGAGACCGGGCTCTCCTGGCGCGATATGGCGGCGAAGAAATGGCTATTCTGCTTCCCGGCGTGGGAATCACGGGAGCATTACGCATAGCCGAAGGGATTCGCGCAGCCATCGACTCTCACCCCTTTGCCGTCGAATCGGCATTACTCACGGTCACGATCAGCGTGGGTGTCGCCACCTGTCCGCTCCATGCCTCTTCACCAGAAGCCTTGATCTCGGCGGCCGACGCTGCCTTGTATGAGGCCAAGTCGGCTGGCCGAAATCGAGTCTGCTGTGCTCAGGAACCAACGGCCATCTCCGCGACCGGAGTGTCGTGA
- a CDS encoding 2-isopropylmalate synthase, which produces MTSATKTSPADQIIIFDTTLRDGEQSPGCSMNTDEKLEVAKALVDLGVDVIEAGFPIASPGDFEAVRKVAERFGEQATICGLARCRNEDIDRAADAVSAARRKRIHLFLATSAIHREFKLKMATEEILKRTAEMVSRAKERCEDIEFSPEDASRTELEFLAQVVETAIRHGATTVNIPDTVGYATPSHYFNVISYLKKNVPNIQQAVISAHCHNDLGLAVANSLSAIEAGARQVECTINGLGERAGNAALEEIVMALRTRQDYYKVGTKINTQKLCQASRLVSNVTGMIVQRNKAIVGQNAFAHESGIHQHGMLQNRETYEIMRPEDVGFVGQNLVLGKHSGRHAFRSRVAELGYTLDDETFQRVFDEFIILADKKKSVYDADIIAIIEHQDRNASDRWKLQRFHIAAGTGTIPTATVELHDDQHQVHCDAAIGDGPVDAVCKAIERIMGVSGTLDNYQVRSVSEGKDAQGEVMIELITGGRKYHGKAVSTDILEASAQAYLKALNKAAIGQPSEQREPGV; this is translated from the coding sequence ATGACTTCTGCCACAAAGACTTCACCTGCTGACCAGATCATTATCTTTGATACGACACTTCGCGATGGTGAGCAGTCGCCTGGCTGCAGTATGAACACCGATGAAAAGCTCGAAGTGGCGAAAGCTCTGGTCGATCTCGGCGTCGATGTCATTGAAGCGGGCTTCCCGATTGCCAGTCCGGGTGATTTCGAAGCCGTACGTAAGGTCGCCGAAAGATTCGGCGAGCAGGCCACGATCTGCGGCCTCGCTCGTTGCCGGAATGAAGATATTGATCGAGCTGCGGATGCGGTCTCAGCGGCCCGCCGCAAGCGGATTCATCTCTTCCTCGCCACCAGTGCCATTCATCGAGAATTCAAACTCAAAATGGCAACGGAAGAGATCCTCAAGCGTACCGCCGAGATGGTCAGTCGCGCCAAAGAGCGCTGCGAAGATATTGAGTTCTCGCCCGAAGATGCTTCGCGAACGGAACTCGAATTTCTCGCACAGGTGGTCGAGACGGCTATTCGTCACGGCGCGACCACGGTCAATATTCCCGATACCGTGGGCTACGCCACGCCATCGCACTACTTCAACGTGATCAGCTATCTCAAGAAAAACGTGCCCAATATCCAGCAGGCTGTCATCAGTGCACATTGCCACAACGATCTTGGACTGGCAGTGGCTAACAGTCTCTCGGCCATTGAAGCCGGTGCGCGACAGGTCGAATGTACGATCAATGGGCTCGGTGAGCGGGCCGGAAATGCGGCTCTCGAAGAGATCGTTATGGCTCTCCGCACGCGGCAGGATTACTACAAAGTCGGTACGAAGATCAACACTCAAAAGCTCTGCCAGGCGAGCCGACTGGTGAGCAACGTGACGGGCATGATCGTCCAGCGCAATAAAGCGATTGTCGGCCAGAACGCCTTCGCTCACGAATCGGGTATCCATCAGCATGGCATGCTGCAGAACCGTGAGACTTACGAAATCATGCGTCCTGAAGACGTAGGCTTCGTGGGCCAGAATCTGGTGTTGGGCAAACACTCAGGCCGACATGCTTTTCGCAGTCGAGTGGCCGAGTTGGGCTACACTCTCGACGATGAAACGTTCCAGCGTGTCTTTGATGAATTCATCATTCTCGCCGACAAAAAGAAATCGGTCTACGACGCGGACATCATTGCGATTATCGAGCATCAGGATCGAAATGCCTCGGATCGCTGGAAATTGCAGAGGTTTCATATTGCTGCCGGGACGGGCACAATCCCGACAGCGACAGTCGAGCTGCATGATGACCAGCATCAGGTGCATTGCGATGCGGCTATTGGCGATGGCCCGGTGGATGCCGTCTGCAAAGCGATTGAACGCATTATGGGAGTCTCGGGAACACTTGACAATTATCAGGTGCGCAGTGTCTCCGAAGGGAAAGATGCCCAGGGTGAAGTGATGATCGAGCTCATTACCGGCGGCCGTAAGTACCATGGTAAAGCGGTCAGCACCGATATTCTCGAAGCCAGCGCTCAGGCGTATTTGAAGGCTCTGAACAAAGCGGCGATTGGCCAGCCGAGCGAGCAAAGAGAGCCTGGGGTTTGA